From a single Sulfolobus sp. E5-1-F genomic region:
- a CDS encoding Lrp/AsnC ligand binding domain-containing protein, giving the protein MASAIVLINTDAGGEEEVFEKLKNMNEVVEAYVVYGVYDIVIKVETENMDKLKNFISNSIRKIPKVRSTLTMIIMEGRSVIKK; this is encoded by the coding sequence GTGGCTAGTGCGATAGTCCTTATAAATACAGACGCTGGAGGAGAAGAAGAGGTATTCGAAAAGCTAAAAAACATGAATGAAGTCGTGGAAGCGTACGTAGTTTATGGGGTATATGATATCGTAATAAAAGTTGAAACTGAGAATATGGATAAGCTTAAGAATTTCATTAGTAATTCCATACGAAAGATACCGAAAGTAAGATCGACATTAACAATGATAATAATGGAGGGAAGAAGTGTAATAAAGAAATGA